A region from the Prevotella melaninogenica genome encodes:
- a CDS encoding MFS transporter — translation MTDKIQTTLRDSAAMRWTALLLLSLAMFCAYIFVDILSPIKELMQEQRGWDSTAFGTMQGSETFLNVFVFFLIFAGIILDKMGVRFTAILSGAVMLAGALIKYYAVSESFAGSALDVWFTNHLNHIPVFEQLGVSPFYEGMPASAKVAACGFMIFGCGVEMAGITVSRGIVKWFKGREMALAMGSEMALARLGVATCMIFSPFFAKLGGHISVSRSVAFGVVLICIALMMFVVYFFMDKKLDSQTGEAEEKDDPFKISDLGKILTSMGFWLVALLCVLYYSAIFPFQKYAVNMLQCNLTFHEPPVGSFWASSSVTIVQYLIMLVVAATAFMFNFMKNKALKNAMLFLSILSLVVYCYMGYMRQSAESIFAVFPLLAVGITPILGSYVDHKGKAASMLVLGSLLLIICHLTFAFVLPQFKTSQVGGVIVAYVTILVLGASFSLVPASLWPSVPKLVDAKIIGSAYALIFWIQNIGLWLFPLLIGKVLDKTNVGVTDPTKLNYTAPLVMLAGLGVIALVIGLTLKVVDKKRHLGLEEPNIKA, via the coding sequence AGCAGCAATGCGCTGGACGGCTCTCCTCCTTTTATCCCTGGCAATGTTCTGTGCCTACATCTTTGTTGATATCCTCTCTCCAATTAAGGAGTTAATGCAGGAGCAGAGAGGTTGGGACTCAACAGCATTCGGTACTATGCAGGGTTCAGAGACATTCCTTAATGTCTTCGTTTTCTTCCTCATCTTCGCAGGTATCATCCTTGACAAGATGGGCGTTCGTTTCACTGCTATTTTGTCTGGTGCAGTGATGTTAGCAGGTGCTTTGATTAAGTACTATGCTGTTAGTGAAAGCTTTGCTGGTAGCGCACTTGACGTATGGTTTACTAATCATCTTAACCATATTCCTGTCTTTGAGCAGTTAGGCGTTTCTCCTTTCTATGAGGGGATGCCAGCATCAGCAAAGGTTGCAGCCTGTGGCTTTATGATCTTTGGCTGCGGCGTTGAGATGGCAGGTATCACCGTTTCACGTGGTATTGTAAAGTGGTTCAAGGGGCGTGAGATGGCGTTGGCAATGGGGTCAGAGATGGCTTTGGCACGTCTTGGCGTTGCTACCTGTATGATTTTCTCACCTTTCTTTGCTAAGCTCGGTGGTCATATTAGCGTATCTCGTTCAGTAGCTTTCGGTGTAGTACTCATCTGTATTGCATTGATGATGTTCGTCGTTTACTTCTTTATGGATAAGAAACTCGATTCGCAGACAGGTGAAGCTGAAGAGAAAGATGATCCATTTAAGATTAGCGACCTTGGAAAGATTCTTACCAGTATGGGCTTCTGGCTCGTAGCATTGCTCTGTGTACTTTATTATTCAGCTATCTTCCCATTCCAGAAGTATGCGGTAAATATGCTTCAGTGTAACCTTACTTTCCATGAGCCACCTGTAGGTTCATTCTGGGCTTCATCAAGTGTGACCATCGTTCAGTACCTTATTATGCTCGTTGTAGCAGCAACAGCTTTCATGTTCAACTTTATGAAGAATAAGGCTTTGAAGAACGCTATGCTCTTCTTGTCAATTCTGAGTCTTGTTGTTTACTGCTACATGGGTTATATGCGTCAGTCTGCAGAGTCTATCTTTGCCGTGTTCCCATTGCTTGCAGTAGGTATCACACCTATCCTTGGAAGCTATGTTGACCATAAGGGTAAGGCTGCATCTATGCTCGTTTTGGGTTCATTGCTACTGATTATCTGTCATCTCACCTTTGCTTTCGTTCTTCCACAATTCAAGACAAGTCAGGTAGGTGGTGTTATCGTTGCTTATGTAACCATCCTCGTTCTCGGTGCTTCGTTCTCACTTGTTCCAGCATCACTGTGGCCAAGTGTTCCAAAGCTGGTAGATGCAAAGATTATCGGTTCAGCTTACGCACTTATCTTCTGGATTCAGAACATCGGTTTGTGGTTGTTCCCATTGCTTATTGGTAAGGTACTTGATAAGACAAACGTTGGTGTTACCGACCCAACAAAGCTCAACTATACAGCTCCGCTGGTTATGTTGGCTGGACTTGGTGTAATAGCACTTGTCATTGGTCTTACTTTGAAGGTTGTTGATAAGAAACGTCATCTTGGTTTGGAAGAACCAAATATCAAAGCATAA